In Acidobacteriota bacterium, the sequence GGATCGATCCTCAACTTATCGAGGATCTGATTCGAACGGGTGCGTCCGATCCCATAGATGTACGTCAAACCAATCTCGATCCGCTTACTGGGCGGAAGTTCGATTCCTGCGATGCGAGCCACGAGCTACTCCTCTACCGACCGAAGGTTAATCCGGCCTATCCCTGTCGTTGCTTGTGCTTTGGGTTCTCACAGATGACACGAACCACCCCACGGCGGCGAATCACCTTGCACTTGTCGCACATCTTTTTCACGGAGCTACGTACCTTCATGATCCTGCTCTCCAACCGATCTATTCGAGGCTACTTGTATCGGTAGACGATCCGTCCACGGGACAGATCGTACGGCGACAACTCGACCAACACGCGATCTCCCGGCAGGATGCGAATGAAGTGCTTCCGCATCTTTCCCGAGATATGTGCCAGAACCTTGTGCTCTGCACGATCGACCAATTCGAGCTTGAACATGGCGTTTGGAAGGGGCTCCAACACCGTGGCTTCAACCTCGATTGCTTCTTCTTTTGCCATCTAGCGAATACCCTGACTTACGAAAGACAGCCAACCGGAGCGCCCAGCACCCGCGGTTCACCGTTTGTAATTGCGACGCAGACT encodes:
- the rpmJ gene encoding 50S ribosomal protein L36, with translation MKVRSSVKKMCDKCKVIRRRGVVRVICENPKHKQRQG
- the infA gene encoding translation initiation factor IF-1; the encoded protein is MAKEEAIEVEATVLEPLPNAMFKLELVDRAEHKVLAHISGKMRKHFIRILPGDRVLVELSPYDLSRGRIVYRYK